The following are encoded together in the Nocardioides okcheonensis genome:
- a CDS encoding PDGLE domain-containing protein, translated as MTTRRFFAVALLVSLLVAGVASYYASSHPDGLEYVAGKTGFIDSAEDSATADSPLADYQTSGIDDARLSGGVAGVVGVVVMLALSTGLFWVLRRRGEGDAAEPRERHDAEV; from the coding sequence GTGACCACCCGCCGCTTCTTCGCCGTCGCCCTGCTGGTGAGCCTGCTCGTCGCGGGCGTCGCCAGCTACTACGCCAGCTCCCACCCCGACGGCCTGGAGTACGTCGCCGGCAAGACCGGCTTCATCGACTCCGCCGAGGACTCCGCCACCGCCGACAGCCCGCTCGCCGACTACCAGACCTCGGGCATCGACGACGCCCGGCTCAGCGGCGGTGTCGCCGGGGTGGTCGGTGTCGTGGTGATGCTCGCGCTGAGCACCGGCCTGTTCTGGGTGCTCCGACGCCGCGGTGAGGGTGACGCCGCCGAGCCACGCGAGCGCCACGACGCGGAGGTCTGA
- a CDS encoding energy-coupling factor ABC transporter permease, which produces MHVPDGFLDAPTSVATGVVAAAAVAVSLRAARRELDDRTAPMAGLVATFVFAAQMINFPVGAGTSGHLMGGALAAVLVGPWTAVLCLSVVLLVQALLMADGGITALGTNVTLIGITTVVVGWGVFVLLRRVLPSRASMVAPAAAVGAFVSVPAAALVFTGLFAVGGQAPVDLGAVLTAMLGWHVLIGLGEAAVTGLVVGSVVASRPDLVHGARPLLARRELETRKVVPQ; this is translated from the coding sequence GTGCACGTGCCCGACGGCTTCCTCGACGCACCGACCTCGGTCGCGACCGGCGTCGTCGCGGCGGCGGCGGTGGCGGTGTCGCTGCGGGCCGCCCGCCGCGAGCTCGACGACCGGACCGCGCCCATGGCGGGGCTCGTCGCGACCTTCGTGTTCGCCGCCCAGATGATCAACTTCCCCGTGGGCGCCGGCACCAGCGGGCACCTCATGGGCGGTGCCCTCGCCGCCGTGCTGGTCGGGCCCTGGACCGCGGTGCTGTGCCTGTCGGTGGTGCTGCTCGTCCAGGCGCTGCTGATGGCCGACGGAGGCATCACCGCGCTCGGCACCAACGTCACGCTGATCGGGATCACGACGGTCGTGGTCGGCTGGGGCGTCTTCGTGCTGCTGCGCCGCGTGCTGCCGTCGCGGGCCTCGATGGTGGCGCCCGCCGCCGCCGTCGGCGCGTTCGTCAGCGTCCCGGCGGCCGCCCTGGTCTTCACCGGCCTGTTCGCGGTCGGCGGCCAGGCGCCGGTCGACCTCGGCGCGGTGCTGACCGCGATGCTCGGCTGGCACGTGCTCATCGGCCTCGGCGAGGCCGCCGTCACCGGCCTGGTCGTGGGCAGCGTCGTCGCCTCGCGACCCGACCTCGTCCACGGCGCCCGCCCGCTGCTCGCCCGCCGCGAGCTCGAGACCCGGAAGGTCGTCCCGCAGTGA
- the bcp gene encoding thioredoxin-dependent thiol peroxidase, whose translation MSERLSPGDAAPDFTLTSDTEEQVSLSDLRGKKVIVYFYPAAMTPGCTKQACDFSESLDSLRGAGFEVLGVSKDKPAKLAKFRERDALTLTLLSDEDLAVHRAYGAFGTKKLYGKEVEGVIRSTFVIGEDGAVELAQYNVKATGHVAKLRRDLGLD comes from the coding sequence ATGTCCGAGCGCCTCTCCCCCGGCGACGCCGCCCCCGACTTCACGCTCACCAGCGACACCGAGGAGCAGGTCAGCCTCTCCGACCTGCGCGGCAAGAAGGTGATCGTGTACTTCTACCCGGCGGCGATGACCCCCGGCTGCACCAAGCAGGCCTGCGACTTCTCCGAGTCGCTCGACTCGCTCCGGGGCGCGGGCTTCGAGGTGCTCGGGGTGTCGAAGGACAAGCCCGCCAAGCTGGCGAAGTTCCGCGAGCGTGACGCCCTGACGCTGACGCTGCTCTCCGACGAGGACCTCGCGGTGCACCGCGCCTACGGCGCCTTCGGGACGAAGAAGCTCTACGGCAAGGAGGTCGAGGGCGTGATCCGCTCGACGTTCGTCATCGGCGAGGACGGCGCCGTCGAGCTCGCGCAGTACAACGTCAAGGCCACCGGCCACGTCGCCAAGCTGCGCCGCGACCTCGGGCTCGACTGA
- a CDS encoding bile acid:sodium symporter family protein — translation MDSALTTVGLPLALAIIMFGLGLDLTVADFRRVGRAPRAVAVALACQVVLLPAVCFGLVLLFDLPSLLGIGMLLLAASPGGTTANLFSHLFRGDVALNITLTAINTVIAVVTLPLITGLAIAWYDRSDDVSMPLVEIVKVFALILLPVGIGMLVNRRAPSFARRMDRPVRIGSAVILAVLVLGILLDQRENAGDYLADVGLIAALFCAISLVVGYVVPKAFGVTGPQAIASSMEVGVHNATLAIFVAVEVLDEVEVSVPAAVYSLIMFAFAALWGSWVSRRVTEREPVSAG, via the coding sequence ATGGACTCCGCGCTGACCACCGTCGGACTGCCGCTCGCCCTCGCGATCATCATGTTCGGCCTGGGCCTCGACCTGACCGTCGCCGACTTCCGGCGCGTGGGTCGCGCGCCCCGGGCCGTCGCCGTCGCCCTGGCCTGCCAGGTCGTGCTGCTGCCGGCCGTCTGCTTCGGCCTGGTGCTGCTCTTCGACCTCCCCTCGCTGCTCGGCATCGGCATGCTGCTGCTGGCCGCCTCGCCGGGCGGCACCACCGCCAACCTCTTCAGCCACCTGTTCCGCGGCGACGTCGCGCTCAACATCACCCTCACGGCGATCAACACGGTGATCGCCGTCGTGACGCTGCCGCTCATCACCGGGCTGGCGATCGCCTGGTACGACCGCAGCGACGACGTCTCGATGCCGCTGGTGGAGATCGTCAAGGTCTTCGCGCTGATCCTGCTGCCGGTCGGCATCGGCATGCTCGTCAACCGGCGCGCGCCGTCGTTCGCGCGGCGGATGGACAGGCCCGTGCGGATCGGTTCGGCGGTGATCCTCGCCGTCCTGGTGCTCGGCATCCTGCTCGACCAGCGCGAGAACGCGGGCGACTACCTCGCCGACGTGGGCCTGATCGCGGCCCTCTTCTGCGCGATCAGCCTCGTCGTGGGCTACGTCGTCCCGAAGGCGTTCGGGGTGACCGGGCCGCAGGCGATCGCCTCCTCGATGGAGGTCGGGGTGCACAACGCGACGCTCGCCATCTTCGTCGCCGTCGAGGTGCTCGACGAGGTGGAGGTCTCCGTGCCGGCGGCGGTCTACTCGCTGATCATGTTCGCCTTCGCGGCCCTGTGGGGCTCCTGGGTCTCGCGCCGGGTCACCGAGCGCGAGCCGGTGTCAGCCGGCTGA
- a CDS encoding non-canonical purine NTP pyrophosphatase, which translates to MKVFLASGNAKKIGEMQRILAEHVPDVEVLGVRDVEGYVEPVEDQPTFEGNALLKARAGVAATGLPSVADDSGLCVDALNGMPGVLSARWSGQPTLRDGSSLASSGTEGVSLRSSQDERNNALLLDQLHDVPDERRGAHFTCAIAWVMPDGRERVVEGRMDGRIIREVRGSGGFGYDVLFVADEHAADNNGLGLTSAELDPAEKDRISHRGRALRELAPHVAADLSAG; encoded by the coding sequence ATGAAGGTGTTCCTCGCCTCCGGCAACGCCAAGAAGATCGGCGAGATGCAGCGGATCCTCGCCGAGCACGTCCCCGACGTCGAGGTCCTCGGCGTCCGCGACGTCGAGGGCTACGTCGAGCCGGTCGAGGACCAGCCCACCTTCGAGGGCAACGCCCTGCTCAAGGCCCGGGCCGGGGTCGCTGCGACCGGCCTGCCGTCGGTCGCCGACGACAGCGGGCTGTGCGTCGACGCGCTCAACGGCATGCCGGGCGTGCTGTCGGCCCGCTGGTCGGGCCAACCCACCCTTCGAGACGGCTCGTCCCTCGCCTCCTCAGGGACCGAGGGGGTCTCGCTCCGCTCGAGCCAGGACGAGCGCAACAACGCGCTGCTGCTCGACCAGCTCCACGACGTCCCCGACGAGCGTCGCGGCGCGCACTTCACGTGCGCGATCGCGTGGGTGATGCCGGACGGGCGCGAGCGCGTCGTGGAGGGCCGGATGGACGGCCGGATCATCCGTGAGGTGCGGGGGAGCGGCGGTTTCGGCTACGACGTGCTCTTCGTGGCCGACGAGCACGCCGCCGACAACAACGGGCTGGGCCTCACGTCCGCCGAGCTCGACCCGGCCGAGAAGGACCGGATCTCGCACCGCGGCCGCGCGCTGCGCGAGCTCGCGCCGCACGTCGCGGCCGACCTGTCAGCCGGCTGA
- the rph gene encoding ribonuclease PH: MTSGPAPTPRADGRADDELRPITLTRHWLDHAAGSVLVEFGGTKVLCAASASEGVPRWRKGSGLGWVTAEYAMLPAATNTRSDRESVKGRIGGRTHEISRLIGRSLRAVIDYQALGENTIVLDCDVLQADGGTRTAAITGAYVALADAVAHLRSTGALAGEPLTGSVAAVSVGIIDGTPRLDLPYVEDVRAETDMNVVMTGDGKFVEVQGTAEGAAFDRTELDALLALAEKGCADLTRMQQEALAR; the protein is encoded by the coding sequence ATGACCTCCGGACCCGCCCCCACCCCCCGCGCCGACGGTCGTGCCGACGACGAGCTGCGGCCGATCACCCTCACCCGCCACTGGCTCGACCACGCCGCGGGCTCGGTCCTCGTGGAGTTCGGCGGCACCAAGGTGCTGTGCGCCGCCTCGGCGTCCGAGGGCGTGCCGCGGTGGCGCAAGGGCTCGGGCCTGGGCTGGGTCACCGCCGAGTACGCGATGCTCCCCGCCGCCACCAACACCCGCTCCGACCGCGAGTCGGTCAAGGGCCGCATCGGCGGCCGCACCCACGAGATCTCCCGGCTGATCGGCCGCTCGCTGCGCGCCGTGATCGACTACCAGGCGCTCGGCGAGAACACGATCGTGCTCGACTGCGACGTGCTGCAGGCCGACGGCGGCACCCGCACCGCGGCCATCACCGGGGCGTACGTCGCGCTCGCCGACGCGGTCGCCCACCTCCGCTCGACCGGAGCGCTCGCCGGCGAGCCGCTCACCGGGTCGGTGGCCGCGGTCAGCGTCGGCATCATCGACGGCACTCCGCGCCTCGACCTGCCCTACGTCGAGGACGTGCGGGCCGAGACCGACATGAACGTCGTGATGACCGGCGACGGCAAGTTCGTCGAGGTGCAGGGCACCGCCGAGGGCGCCGCGTTCGACCGCACCGAGCTCGACGCGCTGCTCGCCCTGGCCGAGAAGGGCTGCGCCGACCTCACCCGGATGCAGCAGGAGGCGCTCGCGCGATGA
- a CDS encoding sensor histidine kinase: MDPRPGPTETQPELTALSHAWRYASCLVISGVVWGPVAAVEWREQPGLFTVEVALGVAAYVAVWFRRSAPVPVAVAVAVMSALSGIAAGPATLAAVSVATRRVVWQVALVGVVNVVAAQTYAMVAPFARVDPTISVLVVLAVNAAMMGWGLYLGSRRELMWNLRSRAERAETEQDLRLAQARTTERARIAREMHDVLAHRITQVSMHAGALAFRDDLDGTRLRAGLEQIQGQANDALRELRDVLGVLREDGHGSQPAQPQPTYCDITALVAEARTLGLDVDFADDVDPSTPVPPATGRTVYRIVQEGITNARKHAPGSVVAIRSSGDPRSGITVRLANAVAHRTSAAPGAGLGLVGLRERAELRGGRLDQHSDGSTFVLEAWLPWAA, translated from the coding sequence GTGGACCCCCGCCCCGGACCGACCGAGACGCAGCCCGAGCTGACCGCTCTGTCGCACGCCTGGCGCTACGCGTCGTGCCTGGTGATCTCGGGCGTCGTGTGGGGGCCGGTCGCGGCGGTCGAGTGGCGCGAGCAGCCCGGCCTGTTCACCGTCGAGGTCGCCCTCGGCGTCGCCGCCTACGTCGCCGTCTGGTTCCGGCGCAGCGCCCCGGTGCCGGTCGCGGTGGCGGTCGCGGTGATGAGCGCCCTGTCCGGCATCGCCGCGGGCCCGGCCACCCTCGCCGCGGTGTCCGTGGCCACCCGCCGCGTGGTGTGGCAGGTCGCCCTCGTGGGCGTGGTCAACGTGGTCGCCGCGCAGACCTACGCCATGGTCGCGCCCTTCGCGCGGGTCGACCCCACCATCAGCGTGCTCGTCGTGCTCGCGGTCAACGCCGCGATGATGGGCTGGGGCCTCTACCTCGGCTCGCGGCGCGAGCTCATGTGGAACCTGCGCAGCCGCGCCGAGCGGGCCGAGACCGAGCAGGACCTGCGGCTCGCGCAGGCGCGGACCACCGAGCGCGCGCGGATCGCGCGCGAGATGCACGACGTGCTGGCCCACCGGATCACGCAGGTGTCGATGCACGCCGGCGCGCTGGCGTTCCGCGACGACCTCGACGGCACCCGCCTCCGGGCCGGCCTCGAGCAGATCCAGGGCCAGGCCAACGACGCCCTGCGCGAGCTGCGCGACGTGCTCGGCGTGCTGCGCGAGGACGGCCACGGCTCGCAGCCCGCCCAGCCGCAGCCGACGTACTGCGACATCACGGCGCTCGTCGCGGAGGCGCGGACGCTCGGCCTCGACGTCGACTTCGCCGACGACGTCGACCCGTCCACGCCGGTGCCGCCCGCCACCGGGCGCACGGTCTACCGGATCGTGCAGGAGGGCATCACCAACGCCCGCAAGCACGCACCGGGCAGCGTGGTCGCGATCCGGTCCAGCGGCGACCCCCGGTCGGGGATCACGGTGCGGCTGGCCAACGCCGTCGCGCACCGCACCTCCGCCGCCCCGGGGGCCGGGCTCGGCCTGGTCGGGCTGCGCGAGCGGGCCGAGCTGCGCGGCGGCCGGCTCGACCAGCACTCCGACGGGTCCACCTTCGTGCTGGAGGCGTGGTTACCGTGGGCGGCGTGA
- a CDS encoding response regulator, producing the protein MIRVLLVDDDPLVRSALSLMLGGQSDIEVVGEAGDGQTGVDLVAALDPDVVLMDIRMPGMDGLEATRHIHARESPPSVVVLTTFDADEHVVSAVASGADGFLLKDTPPGDIVGAIRTVAAGDAMMSPSATRSLVSRLRRGSSTDRSAAAAQRLTVLTERELEVAVCVGRGLSNSEIATELYLSIPTVKSHVSRLLTKLDCTNRVQVAMVVHDAGLV; encoded by the coding sequence GTGATCCGGGTCCTGCTCGTCGACGACGACCCCCTCGTGCGCTCGGCGCTGTCCCTGATGCTGGGCGGCCAGTCGGACATCGAGGTCGTCGGCGAGGCCGGCGACGGCCAGACCGGCGTCGACCTGGTGGCCGCGCTCGACCCGGACGTCGTGCTGATGGACATCCGGATGCCCGGCATGGACGGGCTGGAGGCGACCCGGCACATCCACGCGCGCGAGTCGCCGCCGTCGGTCGTGGTGCTCACGACGTTCGACGCCGACGAGCACGTGGTCAGTGCCGTCGCCTCGGGGGCCGACGGCTTCCTGCTCAAGGACACCCCGCCGGGCGACATCGTCGGCGCGATCCGGACCGTCGCCGCCGGTGACGCGATGATGTCGCCGTCGGCCACCCGCAGCCTGGTCTCCCGGCTGCGGCGTGGCTCGTCCACCGACCGGTCGGCGGCCGCGGCCCAGCGTCTGACCGTCCTCACCGAGCGCGAGCTCGAGGTGGCGGTGTGCGTGGGCCGCGGGCTCAGCAACTCCGAGATCGCGACGGAGCTCTACCTGTCGATCCCCACGGTCAAGTCGCACGTCTCGCGGCTGCTCACCAAGCTCGACTGCACCAACCGGGTGCAGGTGGCGATGGTGGTCCACGACGCCGGCCTGGTCTGA
- a CDS encoding MBL fold metallo-hydrolase, translated as MSAPGLRLTVVGCSGSYPGPESPASCYLLEADHTDAAGETRTWRVLVDLGNGALGQLHRYVDPLVVDAVLVSHLHADHCLDLCGYYVMRKYHPTGPQPRIPVWGPAGTAERMARAYDLPVDPGMTEEFDFRDHPDASTGVEIGPFRVEAHEVVHPVTAYALRISANGRTLTYSGDTGPCPALDRAARGADLLLAEASFESRADNPPDLHLTGTDCGRTAAAAGVGRLVLTHVPPWHDPAVAEAEASAAWDGPVGLASAGATYDV; from the coding sequence GTGAGCGCGCCCGGGCTCCGGCTGACCGTGGTCGGCTGCTCCGGCTCCTACCCCGGCCCGGAGTCGCCGGCGAGCTGCTACCTGCTGGAGGCCGACCACACCGACGCCGCGGGGGAGACCCGGACCTGGCGGGTGCTGGTCGACCTCGGCAACGGCGCGCTGGGCCAGCTGCACCGCTACGTCGACCCGCTCGTCGTCGACGCCGTGCTCGTGAGCCACCTGCACGCCGACCACTGCCTCGACCTCTGCGGCTACTACGTGATGCGCAAGTACCACCCCACCGGCCCGCAGCCGCGGATCCCGGTCTGGGGCCCCGCGGGCACCGCGGAGCGGATGGCGCGGGCCTACGACCTGCCGGTCGACCCCGGCATGACCGAGGAGTTCGACTTCCGCGACCACCCCGACGCCTCGACGGGCGTCGAGATCGGTCCGTTCCGCGTCGAGGCCCACGAGGTGGTGCACCCGGTGACGGCGTACGCCCTGCGGATCAGCGCGAACGGCCGCACCCTCACCTACTCCGGCGACACCGGTCCGTGCCCCGCGCTCGACCGCGCCGCCCGGGGCGCCGACCTGCTGCTGGCCGAGGCGTCCTTCGAGTCGCGCGCCGACAACCCGCCCGACCTGCACCTGACGGGGACGGACTGCGGGCGGACCGCCGCCGCGGCGGGAGTCGGACGCCTGGTGCTGACCCACGTGCCGCCGTGGCACGACCCCGCGGTCGCCGAGGCCGAGGCGAGCGCCGCCTGGGACGGCCCGGTCGGGCTGGCCAGCGCGGGCGCGACGTACGACGTGTGA